TCACTTTTGTCTAAAGCTTCTTTTAGATTGGTGGTGAAAAATAATCTTTCGGATTGTATGTTTCTAAGAAACATTTCTTCAAGGTTCGGCTCATAGATGGGAACAATGCCGTTTTTCAAACCTTCTACTTTCTTTTCATCAATATCAACACAGTATACTGAATTGCCAAGTTCTGCTAGGGTAGTGCCTGTAACCAGCCCTACATAACCTGTTCCTACAATTGTTATATTCAAAATGTCTGTTTTTAAATTTAAAGACAAAAATAATAAAAATACCTTCACCCGCTTCTTTAATTTACTTTAATGAAAATTTTATCTTATTTATCTGATAACGAAGTAGGTTTTGCTTTTTCAGAAAAAATATGTATATTTGCACTGGATTTACAGGAAAAAATGGGAAGGCTTCGGAAGAAAGCCTTTTTTCGTACTGGTAAATCAAGATAATTAATGTATGGAGTTTAGAAAGAAAATTGAAGAATTATTAAACGAATTCCTTGATACCAGAGAGGATTTGTTTCTTGTTGATCTGAAGATTTCTGCAGGAGATGATATTACGGTAATTCTTGACGGTGATAATGGCGTGACTCTTCAGGACTGCCTTGATGCAAGCAGAGCCATAGAATTCAATATGGACCGTGAAGAGCATGACTTCAGTCTTCAAGTGATGTCTGCAGGATTAAGTGAGCCACTTTCGGCTCCCAGACAGTTCAAGAAAAATTTCGGAAGAGAAATTGAAGTATTGCTGAATGATTCTTCCAAAGTTGAAGGCGAATTGGCAAAAGTGGATGATGAAAAGATCACACTTATTTTACGCTACCGGAAGCCGAAAGATATCGGAAAAGGGAAAGTGGATGTAGAGGAGGAAAAAGAAATTCCTTACTCTGAGATAAAAAAGGCGTTAGTAGTAATTAAATTTTAAAAGAAAAAAGAATAGATGGATAATATAGCGTTGATTGAATCCTTTGGTGATTTTAAAGACGAAAAAGGGATCAGTAAGATTGATCTTATGGCAATTATTGAAGATTCACTGAAGACTCTTTTAAGAAAGAGATTTGATTCAGATGATCATTTTGATGTAATTGTGAACCCTGATAAAGGAGATTTTCAGATATTTTTAAATAAAACGATTGTAGAAGACGAAATGTCTGAAGATGATGATCTGGAAATTGAAATCTCTGAAGCTAAGAAAATAGATCCTACCTTTGAAGTAGGTGAAGATTTTACAATGGAAATTCCTGTTGCCCAGCTGGGAAGAAGAAATATCCTTACCTTAAAGCAGATCCTGGCTACAAAACTTCAGGAACATAATAATGCAATGCTTTATGAACAGTTCAGAGACAAGATCGGGGAAATTGTAATTGGAGAGATCCACCACATCCGACACAAACATGTGATCTTATTGGATGATGAAGGGAACGAATTCATTTTACCGAAAGAAAACCAGATCCCGTCCGACTTCTTTAAAAAGGGCGAAAATATCAGAGCTATTGTTGAAACAGTAGATTTTAAAGGTTCAAAACCACAGATTATTATTTCCAGAACTGCACCTAAATTCTTAGAAAAATTATTGGAGCTGGAAATTCCTGAGATCCAGGATGGTACCATCATGCTTAAAAAAGTAGTGAGAATTCCTGGTGAGAAGGCGAAAATTGCAGTAGATGCTTATGATGACAGAATAGATCCGGTAGGAGCATGTGTGGGTGTGAAAGGATCCAGAATTCATGGCGTTGTAAGAGAGTTGAGAAATGAAAACATCGATGTGATTCAGTGGTCTAAAAACCCTGAAATTATGGTGAAGAGAGCTTTAGGAAATGTGACGGTCAATAAAATTGACATCAACGAGGATTCAAACTATGCATTAGTTTATACACCGGTTGAAGAGATTTCCAAAGTAATCGGGAAGCAGGGACAGAACATCAGACTGGCTTCTTGGCTGTCTGGTTATGAAATTGATGTATATAGAGAAGCTAGTGAGGATGACGACGTTGATTTGAGAGAATTTAATGACGATATCGAACAGTGGATTTTGGATGAATTTAAGAAAGTAGGGCTTACTACTGCGAAATCTGTATTGGATAAGGATACTGAAAGTCTTATAAAAATGGTTGACCTGGAAGAGGAAACCATTGAAGATGTAAAACGTATTCTGAGAGAAGAATTTGAAGATTAAGATTTTTAAATAAATTTTAATAAACAGTAAAAAAGAAATACTTTAATTTTAAGAATTAAAAAAAATAGTAAATAATATAGATGCCAAAAATAAGATTAAATAAAGCGGTTAAGGAATTCAATATTTCGATGTCCAGATTAGTAGAGTTTTTACAGTCAAAGGATTTCGAAGTTGAGAGCAATCCTAACGCTCAATTAGAAGAAGCGGCATATTCTGCATTGGAGGCTGAGTTTGCCAAAGACGGCGAACAGCGAAAAGCATCCCATGAGGTGGTGATCACTAAAGTTCCGGAAGAAAAACTGGAAATTGAAGAAAAGAAAACCCCTGAAGTAATAAGAGCTAAAGCAAACAAACCAGAAACTAAAATTTTAGGTAAAATAGATCTTGAGTCTAAAGCTCCTGAAGTTGAAGAAACACCTGTAGTACCGGCGCCAGTATCTGTTCCTGATCCAATTCCAACTCCGGAACCTGTGAAAGCACCGGTAGAGGAGAAAAAAGAAGTAGCAGCTGAACCGGAAATTAAAGCAGCTCCTGATAAGCAGGAATTCAAAGTTCTGGATAAAATTGATCTGTCCCAGATAGAGTCTAGAAATAGACCTGTAAAAAAAGATAAACCCAAAATGGAGGAGAAAAAAGAAGAGGAAAAACCGGCAGAACCTGTGAAAGAAACTCCAAAGCAGCCAGAGCCTGCTGAAACAAAGGCGGTAGAACCGCAAAAACCAGCTGAACCTGAATCTCAGGAACCTCAGAAAATTGAAACTGTTTATCAGAAACTTGACGGTCCTAAGATCGTAGGTGAAAAGATTGACCTAACACAGTTTGCACCAAAGCCTGGGGCTGGAGCTAAAAAGAAAAGAAAGAGAATTGAGAAACCAGGAGGCCCAAATCAACAAGGGCAAGGAAATAATCAAAACTCTGGAAATAATAACAACAATAACCAAGGGGGGCAAGGAAACCGTCCGCCAGGTCAGGGTGGCCCAGGTGGAAACCGTCCTCCAGGTCAAGGTGGCCCAGGTGGAAACCGTCCACCGGGACAAGGTGGTCAGGGTGGAAACCGTTTTGGAAATAATCAAGGAAATCGTCCTCCAGGTCAGGGTGGCGGGTTCAAAAAAGGTCCAGGTGCTGGAAATAACAGACCAGGTCAAAGAACTATGCCTGTTGAGCTTACTGATGAGCAGGTTAAAAACCAGATTAAGGAAACCCTTGAGAAGCTTACCAATAAAGGAGGTAAGTCTAAATCTGCAAAACATAGAAAAGATAAGAGAACATACCGTAGAGAACAGGATGAACGTCAACAAGAAATTGATGCTCAGGACAGAACGTTAAAAGTTACCGAATTCATCACAGTAGGTGAATTGGCCAGCTTAATGAATGTTTCTCCTACAGAAGTTATTTCTGCTTGTTTCTCTCTTGGAGTAATGGTTACCATGAACCAAAGACTGGAAGCAGATACCTTATTGTTGGTTGCTGATGAATTTGGCTATAAAATTGAATTCTCAGATGCAGATCTTGAAGAAGCTGATTCTGAAGAGGAAATTGATGCAGAAGAGGATCTTCTTCCTAGAGCACCAATTGTAACAGTAATGGGACACGTTGACCACGGTAAAACGTCTTTACTTGACTACATCAGAAAGACCAACGTTATTGCCGGTGAGTCAGGAGGTATTACCCAGCATATTGGAGCATACAATGTAAAACTAGAAAACGGACAAAGAATAACATTCTTAGATACACCAGGTCACGAAGCGTTTACAGCGATGAGAGCCAGAGGTGCTCAGATTACCGATATTGCAATTATTGTGATTGCAGCGGATGATGATGTAATGCCACAAACGAGAGAAGCAATTTCTCACGCTCAGGCAGCAGGAGTACCAATGATTATTGCATTGAACAAAGTAGACAGACCAAGTGCTAACCCGGATAATATCCGTCAGCAGCTTTCCGGAATGAACATCTTAGTAGAAGAATGGGGGGGAAATGTTCAGGCACAGGAAATTTCTGCAAAGTTTGGTAATAATATGGATGTTCTATTGGAGAAAGTGTTGCTTCAGGCAGAAATGCTTGATCTTAAAGCTAATCCTGATAGAGGTGCACAAGGTGTTGTTATTGAAGCTTCATTAGATAAAGGAAGAGGATATGTGGCAACCATGTTAGTACAGACAGGTACTCTTAGAGTTGGAGATTATGTAGTTGCAGGTAAAAACCACGGTAAAGTTAAAGCGATGCTTGACGAAAGAGGTAGAAACCTAAAAGAAGCAGGTCCTTCAATTCCGGTTACTATTCTTGGATTAGATGGTGCACCTACCGCTGGTGATAAATTTAAAGTTTATGCAGACGAAGGTGAAGCTAAAACGATTGCCAATAAGAGAGAACAGCTGCAAAGAGAACTTTCAATCAGAACCAAGAAACATACTACTCTTGAAGAACTTGGAAGAAGAATTGCCTTAGGTGAGTTCAAGGAATTGAACATTATCTTAAAAGGTGACGTGGATGGTTCTGTAGAAGCATTATCTGATCAGTTACAGAGACTTTCTACGGCAGAGATCAATGTTAATATCCTTCATAAAGGAGTTGGACAGATCACTGAATCTGACGTTAACTTAGCAACAGCTTCTGATGCAATCATTATCGGATTCAACGTAAGAGCTGGTGCTAATGCAAAAGAGCTAGCTGATAAAGAAGAAATCGAAATCAGAACATATTCTGTAATTTATGCTGCTATTGATGAAGTGAAAGAAGCTATGGAAGGCATGCTTTCTCCAGAGATCAAAGAACAGGTGATTGGTAATGTTGAGATCAGAGAAGTATTCAAAATTTCTAAAGTAGGAACAATTGCAGGATGTATGGTTCTTTCAGGAAAAGTAACCAGAAGTTCTAAAGTAAGAGTACTTAGAGACGGTATTGTTAAATTTGATGGAGAGTTGGAAAGCTTGAAGCGTTTCAAAGACGACGTAAGAGAAGTAACAAAAGGTTACGAATGTGGTCTGAATTTGAAAGGATATAACGATATTGAAATCGGAGACATTCTTGAAGTCTACGAACAAGTAGCTGTTAAGAAGAAGCTAAAATAATAGTTTTTATTATTATAAATACATGAAAACCACTTTTTTATAAAGTGGTTTTTTTGGTTTATTATTCAAAAATATAATTTGTATTAATTCTAAATAACATTTTTAACACTGCTAATAATTTGTTAAAAAAAATAATATGCGTAGAAATAATATATTTATACAAATAAACCGTATATAATTGTTTAATCTTTGTTATTTCATAGAATAATTAAAAAGATCATATTAAAAAAAGCTCTTTCTTGTATAACTATAATACTTGCGAGTGTTAAAATTTATTAACATATTTGCGAATTAAATATATTAAAATTTGTTAATATGAATGTTAAACTACGTGTATTAAGTGCTGGGGCTCTGTTTTTCTTAGGACAGGTGGCTTTTGCACAAACGACGAAAAAAGACACTACTACTACTCCTACGGAGATTGAAGAAGTGGTAATGGTTGGATTCGGACAAAAGAAGACAATCCAG
The Chryseobacterium sp. W4I1 DNA segment above includes these coding regions:
- the rimP gene encoding ribosome assembly cofactor RimP, with amino-acid sequence MEFRKKIEELLNEFLDTREDLFLVDLKISAGDDITVILDGDNGVTLQDCLDASRAIEFNMDREEHDFSLQVMSAGLSEPLSAPRQFKKNFGREIEVLLNDSSKVEGELAKVDDEKITLILRYRKPKDIGKGKVDVEEEKEIPYSEIKKALVVIKF
- the infB gene encoding translation initiation factor IF-2, with amino-acid sequence MPKIRLNKAVKEFNISMSRLVEFLQSKDFEVESNPNAQLEEAAYSALEAEFAKDGEQRKASHEVVITKVPEEKLEIEEKKTPEVIRAKANKPETKILGKIDLESKAPEVEETPVVPAPVSVPDPIPTPEPVKAPVEEKKEVAAEPEIKAAPDKQEFKVLDKIDLSQIESRNRPVKKDKPKMEEKKEEEKPAEPVKETPKQPEPAETKAVEPQKPAEPESQEPQKIETVYQKLDGPKIVGEKIDLTQFAPKPGAGAKKKRKRIEKPGGPNQQGQGNNQNSGNNNNNNQGGQGNRPPGQGGPGGNRPPGQGGPGGNRPPGQGGQGGNRFGNNQGNRPPGQGGGFKKGPGAGNNRPGQRTMPVELTDEQVKNQIKETLEKLTNKGGKSKSAKHRKDKRTYRREQDERQQEIDAQDRTLKVTEFITVGELASLMNVSPTEVISACFSLGVMVTMNQRLEADTLLLVADEFGYKIEFSDADLEEADSEEEIDAEEDLLPRAPIVTVMGHVDHGKTSLLDYIRKTNVIAGESGGITQHIGAYNVKLENGQRITFLDTPGHEAFTAMRARGAQITDIAIIVIAADDDVMPQTREAISHAQAAGVPMIIALNKVDRPSANPDNIRQQLSGMNILVEEWGGNVQAQEISAKFGNNMDVLLEKVLLQAEMLDLKANPDRGAQGVVIEASLDKGRGYVATMLVQTGTLRVGDYVVAGKNHGKVKAMLDERGRNLKEAGPSIPVTILGLDGAPTAGDKFKVYADEGEAKTIANKREQLQRELSIRTKKHTTLEELGRRIALGEFKELNIILKGDVDGSVEALSDQLQRLSTAEINVNILHKGVGQITESDVNLATASDAIIIGFNVRAGANAKELADKEEIEIRTYSVIYAAIDEVKEAMEGMLSPEIKEQVIGNVEIREVFKISKVGTIAGCMVLSGKVTRSSKVRVLRDGIVKFDGELESLKRFKDDVREVTKGYECGLNLKGYNDIEIGDILEVYEQVAVKKKLK
- the nusA gene encoding transcription termination factor NusA; translated protein: MDNIALIESFGDFKDEKGISKIDLMAIIEDSLKTLLRKRFDSDDHFDVIVNPDKGDFQIFLNKTIVEDEMSEDDDLEIEISEAKKIDPTFEVGEDFTMEIPVAQLGRRNILTLKQILATKLQEHNNAMLYEQFRDKIGEIVIGEIHHIRHKHVILLDDEGNEFILPKENQIPSDFFKKGENIRAIVETVDFKGSKPQIIISRTAPKFLEKLLELEIPEIQDGTIMLKKVVRIPGEKAKIAVDAYDDRIDPVGACVGVKGSRIHGVVRELRNENIDVIQWSKNPEIMVKRALGNVTVNKIDINEDSNYALVYTPVEEISKVIGKQGQNIRLASWLSGYEIDVYREASEDDDVDLREFNDDIEQWILDEFKKVGLTTAKSVLDKDTESLIKMVDLEEETIEDVKRILREEFED